The Salvia miltiorrhiza cultivar Shanhuang (shh) chromosome 2, IMPLAD_Smil_shh, whole genome shotgun sequence DNA window ACCATCTCCAAGATCTCCTTGTCGGGGATCTTTCCGGTGCCATAAGAGTCGACAAAGACAGATAGCGGCTCAGGCACACCAATCGCGTACGAGACTTGCACAATGCACCTCCGTGCAAGTCCATTCGCGACAATGCTCTTGGCGGCCTGCCTAACAATGTAGGCACCACTTCTGTCGACCTTGGTTGGGTCCTTCCCGGAGAAGGCACCACCACCGTGGGCGCCCCAACCACCGTAGGTGTCAATGATGATCTTACGCCCTGTGAGACCGGCATCACCATGGGGTCCACCAATGACAAAGCGGCCTGAGGGGTTCAGGTGGAAGATTGTCTTCTCGTCCAAGTACTTCTCGGGGATGATGGGCTTGATGACGTGCTCCTTGAGATCCCTCGCGATCTCATCATTGGTGACGGTCTCATCGTGCTGGGTGGAGATGAGAACAGTGTGGACCCTGATTGGAACCATGGCGCCATTCTCATTGTAGTACTCGACCGTGACTTGGGTCTTCCCATCAGGTCTCAACCAGGGACAAGTACCATCCTTACGAACCTCGGTGAGACGAGCACCTAATTTAGTGGCAAGCACATGGCTGAGGGGCATCAACTCAGGGGTCTCATCGGTGGCATAACCGAACATGTGACCCTGGTCGCCAGCACCAATCTCCTCAGGGCGCTTGGTCAGGTGGCCGTGGACACCCTGGGCGATATCCGGGCTCTGTTGCTCAATGTTGACAAGAACCTTGCATTTGTCAGCGTCAAGACCAACATCATCAGAAGTGAATCCGATCTTACGGCAGGTGTCACGCACGATCTTCTCATAGTCTATGTTGGCCTTGGTTGTGATCTCACCAAAGACCATCACCATGTTGGTCTTGGTACAAGTCTCGCATGCAACTTTGCTGTCAGGATCTTGCTCGAGGCAGGCATCAAGAACCGCATCAGAAATCTGATCGCAGAGCTTGTCGGGGTGTCCCTCGTTCACACTCTCGGAGGTAAACAAGAAGGTCTCCATTTCCTTAACCTGCAAATATAAATCGCATCATAAACCACGTATCCAAATCAACCAACAGAGTTAGCTCATATGCCACTAAAACTTGAACCATGAATTCAGTCTGTCTTAGGATTCTCATCAATACACAACTCCTACTTTGTATAGTAAAAGAAGATACTACTATGCCTCAAGGCCAAAGGCGATAAGCACCGACAAAGATGTAACACATGCTTCATCATGGAATAAAGATATTGCTTTAGAATCTACATAACGAATCCACCACCTATTAAAAATCAAATGGAGCCTAACTGAAGCCAGTGAAGGACCACTTAAGGAGTCACGAAGAAACCTCCTCTTTACTCGGAGATCGAGAAAATCTCAAAGGAGAATCATATCTTACTCAATAAAGACAGGGCATATATTGCCATACACCATGTGAAAAGGCAATTCTAGCGTAAGCTTCAGCTAAACAGAAAACACAGCTAATTTATTGATATAAATAATCCAGATCcagaaaacaagaaagaaaactAAAATATGCTGCAAAAATTTA harbors:
- the LOC131008969 gene encoding S-adenosylmethionine synthase 2, coding for METFLFTSESVNEGHPDKLCDQISDAVLDACLEQDPDSKVACETCTKTNMVMVFGEITTKANIDYEKIVRDTCRKIGFTSDDVGLDADKCKVLVNIEQQSPDIAQGVHGHLTKRPEEIGAGDQGHMFGYATDETPELMPLSHVLATKLGARLTEVRKDGTCPWLRPDGKTQVTVEYYNENGAMVPIRVHTVLISTQHDETVTNDEIARDLKEHVIKPIIPEKYLDEKTIFHLNPSGRFVIGGPHGDAGLTGRKIIIDTYGGWGAHGGGAFSGKDPTKVDRSGAYIVRQAAKSIVANGLARRCIVQVSYAIGVPEPLSVFVDSYGTGKIPDKEILEMVKEKFDFRPGMISINLDLKRGNNGRFLKTAAYGHFGRDDPDFTWEVVKPLKWEKPQN